The window CCCGAAGACACCACCTATAGCACTCCCGTGATCCGGCAAATCGCTGGTAAAACGGTGATGGTGGCTGGTGCCGGCGATGGAAATATCTATGGGATGCAGCCACGTACCGGCAAGATTTTGTGGAGGGAAACGATCTCGCGGCGTGGCATCAACACGAGCGTTGCGATCGGCGAGGATGGCAAGGTCTACGCCACCCATGGCGAAGAGAACCCGACGGGGACGGCGATGGGCGCGATCGTGTGTGTTGATGCTCCCTATGCCACGCTCGATTCGGCGTCGGCGGAGAAGTGGCGTACCGAAGAAATCACTGTCGGCAAGAGTTCGCCCCTATTGGTGGATAACCGTTTGTACGTGGTCGAAGACTCGTCAAGGATGCACGTGCTCGATGTCGACACGGGGGAAGCGGTCGGCAAACCTCTCAAACTTGGCACGGCCATGCGGGGCAGTTTGTTGTATGCGGACGGGAAAATTTATGCCGCCACATCAACAGGGATCATTCATGTGTTGCGGCCCACTGACGAAGGTGTTGAGACCCTCTTTAAAATCCGCTTGCCCAAGGGGCATGACGTTGGCGGTTCGCCCATCGTTTCCCATGGCCGGATTTATCTACCGACCACCGGCGGGTTGTACTGCATCGGTGACTCGTCAGATGGTATGGAATCGCAGGCCGTTACCGCGACCGAGCCAGCGTCGACATCCCATGCATTATCGGGCGATGATCGCATCGCTAGACTGCAATTAATTCCGGCAGAGGCGATCGTGGCCCCGGGCAGCGACTTGGCACTGGAAGTTGCCAGCTATCTGGCTGACGGACGGCGCATCGATCCGCCCTCGATGGAGCGAATTCGGTTTGATGTCAGCGGCGACGCCAGCGTGGACAAAAACGGGGTGCTGCGGGTGGCTGCGGACGCTGCTCCCCACAGTCAGGTCACCGTGACAGCGAGCTTCGAGGAGGCCAGTGTGACGTCGCAGCTCCGCGTCATTCCCGCCTTGCCATGGTCATTTGATTTCGGTGCCGGCGACGTTCCAATCACTTGGATTGGTGCCCGGTATCGCCACGAAGCACGAGTGGTCGATGGGGATCCAGCCATTGTGAAAATCACGACGATTCCCAAGGGTACACGGAGTCAAACTTGGTTTGGACCGACGGATCTACACGACTATACAATCACTGCGGACGTGAAAGCACAGGAGGGCGAAGCGAAACTCCCCGATATCGGTCTGATCGCCCAACGCTACACACTCGACCTCATGGGGGAATCACAACAATTGCAAATCCGCACCTGGGCCGCCCAGCTTCGCATGGCCAAGAGCGTGCCTGTCGAGTGGAAAGCTGGTCAGTGGTACACGTTGAAGTTCCAAGCCACTGTCGAGAACGGTGTCGCGGTGCTGCGTGGCAAATTCTGGGAACGGCAACAGCCTGAGCCTCGTGATTGGAACATTACTGCGATTGACGAGGCAGCGAACGTGGAGGGCAGTCCCGGCATGTACGGCAACTCGACCAACGCCGAGATCTCGATTGACAACGTGAGTGTCAAAGCCAATCCATGAATTCACCAACACCATCCAGCTACCAACCACCCACGGCGTGGGTGAAGTGGACCGTGTGCGCGATTGCCGCCATTGGGTTCGCGTTTGACATCTACGAACTGTTGATGCTGCCGCTGATTCTCCGTCCGGCACTCTCCGAACTGGTCGGCGCCGTTCCCGGCACACCCGAGTTTGAGTATTGGCGCGGCATTTTGTTCTTTGTGCCCGCGATGGTCGGTGGCGTGTTCGGATTGCTCGGCGGCTACCTCACGGACTTGTGGGGTCGGCGTCGCGTGCTGGTATTCAGCATTCTACTTTACGCATTCTCGGCAATGGCCAGTGGCTTTGTAACGTCCGTCGAGTGGTTGCTCTTTTTTCGCTGCACCACGTTCATCGGTGTGTGTGTGGAGTTTGTCGCCGCTGTCGCTTGGTTGGCAGAGCTGTTTCCCGATCCAAAGCAACGCGACGCCGTGCTGGGGTACACGCAGGCCTTTTCATCGATCGGTGGATTGCTGATCACGGGCGCGAACTATCTGTCGTTGCAGTATGCGGAGAGTTTTCCTGAAATCGCTGGCGGTCACGAAGCTTGGCGGTACACGGTCATCTCGGGCGTGATTCCTGCAATCCCGCTGATTTTGATCCGACCCTTCCTGCCGGAGTCGCCCATGTGGGCACATAAAAAGGCTCAGGGAACGTTGCAGCGACCGAGCATCGCAGAATTGTTCGCGCCGAAACTTCGTCGCACAACAGTGATTACCACACTGATGTTCGCGTGCAGTTATGGTGCAGCATTTGGTGCGCTCCAGCAGATGCCCTCGATCGTGCCGAATTTGCCGGAGGTGAAAGCAGCGACAGCGGACATGCCAGTCCCCCAGCGCAAACAGACTGAACAGAAGATCGCAGCGGAGGTCAACGGATATCAAGAAATGGGCGGCCTGATCGGTCGATTTTTACTGGCGTCGTTGGCGCTCGTGATCGTCAGCCGGCGGTGGCTGCTGCGGATCTTCCAGTGGCCGGGACTGATCGTTGTGCCGCTGGTGTTTTTCTATCCGGCCCGGGACAACCTCGAGCTGCTCAAGTGGGGGATTTTCTTGGCCGGGTTGCTGACGGTGGCCCAGTTCAGTTTTTGGGGAAACTACCTGCCGCGAGTCTTTCCGCTGCACTTGCGGGGCACCGGTGAGAGTTTTGCCGCCAATATTGGCGGGCGGATGGTGGGGACCTCGTTCGCGGCGGTGACGGCCTATTTGACCACGTTATTGCCGTCGGGCAGCACTGCCGTGGCAGCCGCCATGGTGGCGTTGTTCGTCTATGCCGTCGGCAGCGTCCTGTCGTTCTGGTTACCTGAACCGCCCGTGGGGGGTGACCTCGACGAAGCATAGGGCGGCA of the Allorhodopirellula heiligendammensis genome contains:
- a CDS encoding PQQ-binding-like beta-propeller repeat protein; the encoded protein is MRPVRSVLSLVCLISLVGVPAHPLVAESVDPLDWPTWNGPQQNRVSLETGLVDRFDPKGGEGSNVLFKSELAAGISTPIVMHGRLFTIVRDQPGTRMDAEKVICLDAETGELLWENVYNVFLSDLPAERVGWSNVCGDPETDRVYALGACCLLQCIDAQTGKTLWSRSLSEEFGMLSTYGGRTNTPVVFEDLVIISGVTTGWDESAKPAHRFLAFNKRDGRLVWITSTRPLPEDTTYSTPVIRQIAGKTVMVAGAGDGNIYGMQPRTGKILWRETISRRGINTSVAIGEDGKVYATHGEENPTGTAMGAIVCVDAPYATLDSASAEKWRTEEITVGKSSPLLVDNRLYVVEDSSRMHVLDVDTGEAVGKPLKLGTAMRGSLLYADGKIYAATSTGIIHVLRPTDEGVETLFKIRLPKGHDVGGSPIVSHGRIYLPTTGGLYCIGDSSDGMESQAVTATEPASTSHALSGDDRIARLQLIPAEAIVAPGSDLALEVASYLADGRRIDPPSMERIRFDVSGDASVDKNGVLRVAADAAPHSQVTVTASFEEASVTSQLRVIPALPWSFDFGAGDVPITWIGARYRHEARVVDGDPAIVKITTIPKGTRSQTWFGPTDLHDYTITADVKAQEGEAKLPDIGLIAQRYTLDLMGESQQLQIRTWAAQLRMAKSVPVEWKAGQWYTLKFQATVENGVAVLRGKFWERQQPEPRDWNITAIDEAANVEGSPGMYGNSTNAEISIDNVSVKANP
- a CDS encoding MFS transporter, whose product is MNSPTPSSYQPPTAWVKWTVCAIAAIGFAFDIYELLMLPLILRPALSELVGAVPGTPEFEYWRGILFFVPAMVGGVFGLLGGYLTDLWGRRRVLVFSILLYAFSAMASGFVTSVEWLLFFRCTTFIGVCVEFVAAVAWLAELFPDPKQRDAVLGYTQAFSSIGGLLITGANYLSLQYAESFPEIAGGHEAWRYTVISGVIPAIPLILIRPFLPESPMWAHKKAQGTLQRPSIAELFAPKLRRTTVITTLMFACSYGAAFGALQQMPSIVPNLPEVKAATADMPVPQRKQTEQKIAAEVNGYQEMGGLIGRFLLASLALVIVSRRWLLRIFQWPGLIVVPLVFFYPARDNLELLKWGIFLAGLLTVAQFSFWGNYLPRVFPLHLRGTGESFAANIGGRMVGTSFAAVTAYLTTLLPSGSTAVAAAMVALFVYAVGSVLSFWLPEPPVGGDLDEA